In the genome of Augochlora pura isolate Apur16 unplaced genomic scaffold, APUR_v2.2.1 APUR_unplaced_3293, whole genome shotgun sequence, the window TTGTTTCCTGAATCAaccttattaatttcaactacAGCAGTAGTAGTGGACCTATTTCCTACtgataaatttctttcattttttttatgctTTATTTTTACAGGTGTGTTGTAAGAATTCATATCATTTTCCAATTCAGATATGCTATCCAATGACTCTTCATGCAATGATAGTTCAGTTTGTAACCGTAAATTATTCTCATTGGTACTAGCAGACTTATAACAAcatgatttaaaattatattttagcaGTTGTTGACTATAGGATATTGCTAATATCCTTTCTTGGTCATATAgttcttctttcattttgttaatGATGCGACCAATAATGTATACCACATCGTCAGCATCAGtctgatttaatatttccttcCTCATATGTTTTAGGAGCTTACGGTTTATTTGCatcttaaatttatataacatccGCTTAAATCCTCTGGTTACCTTTGACATGCAGGGCTTAAAATTTTGAATCATCCATGGTTTCATTCCATTTTCTAAGTTATTTGTCTCTTTcacttctatattattttcatttgataatTCGTGACATTCCAATACATTTTCACGtgaatgattatttaatttgttaaatttcttCTTACAAATaggatttatattattattattcaatctCTTCAATCCAGACACAGCAaagctctttctcttttcatttctGTCGACAAGAACAACTTCATCAAATTGGTTATCAGATTCCAGTATtctatttgataaatttaattcttcgaaatgaaataagaaacaaattttattcctaagCTGCAATATTATGTTTTCAAATTGCACATTTATATTGCACAGAAGATTTAAGAgtaaaataagatttaatatgatttaaaataaaagcttatacacaataatatttgaaataaatatcttcgcaataaattaaagattcaAATACTTACTTGCGTGCAGAATCCATGACCAAGTAtgaaaagattttataaattaccagTATAACTCTATCTTctatttaactttatatttttaagaaggATTTGTTCAAGCTCTTGTGAAGAAAGTTCTTTTATTCAAGGGAGCGTGTGGAATGATCACACTCTCACTTTATGAAAAACAAATGATTTTTGGCGCCATTTACGGTACTTAATTACATACCATAGAGTAAAGCAGTTCTAGATGTCGGTACTTGACAAACATActacatacaatattttcagattGAAT includes:
- the LOC144477747 gene encoding uncharacterized protein LOC144477747; this encodes MDSARKNEKRKSFAVSGLKRLNNNNINPICKKKFNKLNNHSRENVLECHELSNENNIEVKETNNLENGMKPWMIQNFKPCMSKVTRGFKRMLYKFKMQINRKLLKHMRKEILNQTDADDVVYIIGRIINKMKEELYDQERILAISYSQQLLKYNFKSCCYKSASTNENNLRLQTELSLHEESLDSISELENDMNSYNTPVKIKHKKNERNLSVGNRSTTTAVVEINKVDSGNKPNWDAILSKLKDISVIKTSIKKPRNIYNSLDDNNLEITERNWKHPTEIGTTIETNFTETDQYPIEIDKCLLENRPRSMEIQYLESDPDSDEFCSCPTVNLSPKNVEDMCIVRIHSKSIRRHGRMDRKIFMDCKVELDRLNI